DNA from Pseudomonas mendocina:
ACGCCCGGATCTGGGCCGGCGCCTGCACGAAGACGCGGCGCGCCAGCTCGATGACTACACCGAGAAACACGGGCGTGGCTACGACCTAGCCATTGTCATCGCCGACGGTCTGTCGTCGCTGGCGGTACAACGGCACAGCCTGCCGTTTCTCGATCGCTTGCTGGAGCAGGTGCTGGAGGAAGGTTGGTCACTGGCGCCCATCGCCATCGTCGAGCAGGGCCGGGTCGCCGTGGCTGACGAAGTCGGCGAACGCCTGGGCGCGAAAATGACGGTGATCCTGATCGGCGAACGCCCCGGCCTCAGTTCGCCGGACAGCCTCGGCCTGTACTTCACCTACGCGCCGCGAGTCGGCCTCAACGACGCCTACCGCAACTGCATCTCCAACGTGCGCCTGGAAGGGCTCAGCTACGGTATGGCCACCTTCCGCCTGATGTACCTGATGCGTGAGGCCTGTCGCCGGCAACTGTCCGGAGTGGATCTCAAGGACGAGGCGCAAGTCCCTACCCTTGAAGGCGGCGGCCCAGGAAACTTCCTGCTGCCACCGCTGCATGACTGAGGCGCTTCAACGCGCCTCGATGCGAAAGCCCAGGCGAGGGAAATGCACGTGCACCACGCCGGCACGCTCGTCCTCACGCCGCAGGATCAACTCTTCGCGCCCGGCGAATACCAATTCGCCCTCGACCGGATCGACGCCATAGTCGATGGCTGCAATGGCCACGCGCTGACCAGCGCTGAAACCGTTGGGCTCGCTGAACGCCTCGTCCGGCAAGGCTGCCGGCTGAGCGTCGCGGGCAGTAGCGATGGCCTGCTCACTGCTCATCTCGCTGAGCGCACCATGGCCGAAACCCAGTACCCGCGCCAACCAGGCCGCCACGTCCGGATAATCGTCGACCAGCGGCGCGGTGACCGGCGTAGCACGCAGGAACCACAGCGGATGGGCAACGGCGAAGTCGGCAATCGAGGGCTCGCCAAACAGAAAATCCCCCCCGCCCTGCTGCAGTTGCTGCTGCAAACGCTCCATCAGCACCGGCCATTGGTGGCGCGCCTGCTCCAGCGGCAAACGGCTGGCCGTGCCACCCGAGAACAGCGCTGCACGATCGGCGGCGAAAGCCTTGGCGAATTCCGGCGGCACCTTGGCGAAGCGCACAGCCATGGACTCGGGGGCGAACACCAGCGATACCGCATGCTGGAACAGCACCGAGTCAGCCCACTGCGCGAGTGTGGCGGCATTGAAACCCTGCCCTTCCGGGAACAGTGACGGCGTGCTCTTCTCCGCTTCCAGACGACGGGCGATCAGTGCTGTATCGCAGTAGATGTCAGCGCCGATCTGCAGCACCGGGGTTTTACGGTAACCGCCAGTCAACGCGGTCAGGTCGGGTTTGGGCATCACCGGCGGAATCATCACCGAGCGCCAGGACAGTTGCTTGAAGCCCAGCAGCAGGCGGGCCTTCTCGGCAAACGGCGAGGTCGGATAGTGATGAAGGATCAGCTCGTGCATGGCGCGCTCCGCGTCGATTCGAAAGCGCCCAGCTTACCCGCGCGGCCGAGACGCGCACACCGCCTCAGGCTGATGAATCGCCATCAACGGCCAGAATGAGCGCTTCTTTGGCGGTTTTACTCAGGCGTTTGATCGCACGCTCACGACGCAGGGCATCGCCCTTGCCGGCACAGGCCTCGACATAGGCCAATGCAAGCGCTGGACTGGTGTGAAAGAAACGTGCGCCCTTGCCACTCTGGTGCTGCGCGAAACGCCGCTGCGGGTCATCGCTGATGCCGCAATACAGCGCACCATTGGCGGTGCGCACCAGATAGACGAACCAGGGCTTGTCGAGTGCTGCCGTCATCCGCGCGCCGGGAACCACTCACGCGCCGAGCGCCACAGGCACATACCGACGAAATAGGCCGAAGCCAGCCACCAGAGCGCCAGCAGCCAAGGCTGACTAACGGGGTACTGCAGGATCAGCAGGGCGCTGCTGAGCATCCAGACGAAGGTCACCAGAATGTTCAGCGGCATGAACTGACGCACGCGGAACGGGTGCAGGAATTTCATCTTCGTCAGGGTCAGGCCCGCCAGCAGCACGATCATCGCCAGCGTCACCCAGGGATGGATGTCAAGGATGTAGAAATACAGCACCACCACGTTCCAGGCCGCCGGGAAGCCAACGAAGTAGTTGTCCTTGCTCTTCATGTTCAGGTTGCAGAAGCAGAACAGCGACGACACCAGAATCAGGCCGACGGCGAACAGCGGGGTGTATTCGGGCAACGGAATGAAGCGGTAAAGGAAGATCGCCGGGATGAACACATAGGTGAGGTAGTCGATGACCAGATCCAGGGTCGAGCCGTCGAAATGCGGTAGCACACCCTTGACGTCGTAACGTCGCGCCAGAGAGCCATCCAGACCGTCGACCAGCAGCGCCAGCCCCAACCACATCAGGCATTGCTTGGGCTGGCCGTCGAGCACGGCGAGCAGCGCCAGCAGGGCAAGGATCACCCCACTGGCAGTGACGGCATGCACCCCCCAGGCCTTGGCCTGTTTTACGGCTACGATCAGTTCGGTCACGATAAGTCTCGATTGGCAGTGGAGATGCGGCACCCCATGTGCGCACTCTCTTATTGAAGGCTATGACCGGCTAGCCTACCACTGCGTTCCTTCGCCCGCCTTAGCGCGCCGTCCGAAACTGGGCCAAGCCACGGGCCGCTTGCCGACGAATGGCAGCCTGAACCGGTGGAGCCCAGCCCAGCAACAGCCCTTTGGCTCCTAGCGCCTGGCGACTCCAACGCCACAGATCGAAATGATCACGATGCTCGACGATCAAGCCGTCACGGAAGACGAAGCGCGCATGGATATGGTTGACCACCTGCCGCCCCGTGGCGCTGAAACGGTAGGTGGCGACCCAGCGGGCGCTACCGGCATGGTCATCGGCATGCACCGAGTCGAAGGTCAGCGAGAAGTCCTCGGCACGGCTGCACAGCATGCGCCACATGTCCCCTGCCTCCGCGCCCTGCAGACCGACGAAAACCGGGTCGGAGAAACGCACATCCGCCGCATAACAGGCGGCCATGGCCTCGGCGTCGAGCTTCTGGAAAGCGCTGTAGAAGCGCTGGATCAGCTCGGCATTGGGGTGGCTCATGAAGGGCTCCTACAGGCTTTTCATTACGTAGGGTACGACGCGCGCACCGCTGTCACGGCGTCGCTCACTGATGCGCACAGCACACCCTACACGTTCGCAAGGATGGTTCACTCCAGTCTGTTCGTCCGGCGGGGACGTGGCGATTGGCTATAACGACAACTTTGTGTCAATAATCGCCAACCTCAATCGAGAGCACTCCCATGCTGCGCATTGCGCTATACGTCTGCCCGCAAACCGTCTGCTCCAGCCTGAGCATGGCGCAGGATGCCTTCAGCCTGGCCAATCGCCTGGCGGGCACGGCATGTTTTCTGGTTCAGCGCTTCAGCCTGGACGGAGAACCGGTGCAACTGGAGTTCGCCCAGATACAGGTCGATGGCGGCCTACCGCTGGCCGAGCAGGCCGACCTGCTGATCGTGCCTGCCACCGGCAGTGCCATCAGCCGCACGCTGGAGAACAACGCCAGGCTGCTGCCCTGGTTGGCCCAACGTGGTGAGCAACAGGTGGCGAGCCTGTGCAGCAGCGCCTTCCTGCTGGCAGCCGCCGGCCTGCTCGATGGGCGCCAGGCGACCACTCATTGGGCGCTGGCAGAAGCCTTCACCCGACACTATCCGCAGGTGAACCTGCGCAGCGACCTGCTGCTGACCGAAGACGGCCCGCGGTTCTGCTCCGGCGGTGCCCAGGCCGGGCTCGATCTGTGCCTGCACCTGATTGCCCTGCATGCGGGCGAATGGTTGGCCCAGCAGGTGGCCAGCGCCATGGTGATCGAACGTCAGCGCGGCACGCAGACGCGTTTCGCGCCGTTGTTACCCGCCACCGATGACAGCACGCTGCAGCCCGTACTGACCTGGCTACGCGAGCACCACGCCGAAGCGATCGACCTTAACCGCCTTGC
Protein-coding regions in this window:
- the eutC gene encoding ethanolamine ammonia-lyase subunit EutC, giving the protein MTDKSPATENPWRQLRQLTPARIALGRAGTSLPTAAQLDFQFAHAQARDAVHLPFEHTSLREALHDRQLPTLVLRSAAADRHTYLQRPDLGRRLHEDAARQLDDYTEKHGRGYDLAIVIADGLSSLAVQRHSLPFLDRLLEQVLEEGWSLAPIAIVEQGRVAVADEVGERLGAKMTVILIGERPGLSSPDSLGLYFTYAPRVGLNDAYRNCISNVRLEGLSYGMATFRLMYLMREACRRQLSGVDLKDEAQVPTLEGGGPGNFLLPPLHD
- a CDS encoding glutathione S-transferase family protein, producing MHELILHHYPTSPFAEKARLLLGFKQLSWRSVMIPPVMPKPDLTALTGGYRKTPVLQIGADIYCDTALIARRLEAEKSTPSLFPEGQGFNAATLAQWADSVLFQHAVSLVFAPESMAVRFAKVPPEFAKAFAADRAALFSGGTASRLPLEQARHQWPVLMERLQQQLQQGGGDFLFGEPSIADFAVAHPLWFLRATPVTAPLVDDYPDVAAWLARVLGFGHGALSEMSSEQAIATARDAQPAALPDEAFSEPNGFSAGQRVAIAAIDYGVDPVEGELVFAGREELILRREDERAGVVHVHFPRLGFRIEAR
- a CDS encoding GIY-YIG nuclease family protein codes for the protein MTAALDKPWFVYLVRTANGALYCGISDDPQRRFAQHQSGKGARFFHTSPALALAYVEACAGKGDALRRERAIKRLSKTAKEALILAVDGDSSA
- the pcsA gene encoding phosphatidylcholine synthase produces the protein MTELIVAVKQAKAWGVHAVTASGVILALLALLAVLDGQPKQCLMWLGLALLVDGLDGSLARRYDVKGVLPHFDGSTLDLVIDYLTYVFIPAIFLYRFIPLPEYTPLFAVGLILVSSLFCFCNLNMKSKDNYFVGFPAAWNVVVLYFYILDIHPWVTLAMIVLLAGLTLTKMKFLHPFRVRQFMPLNILVTFVWMLSSALLILQYPVSQPWLLALWWLASAYFVGMCLWRSAREWFPARG
- a CDS encoding nuclear transport factor 2 family protein, with the protein product MSHPNAELIQRFYSAFQKLDAEAMAACYAADVRFSDPVFVGLQGAEAGDMWRMLCSRAEDFSLTFDSVHADDHAGSARWVATYRFSATGRQVVNHIHARFVFRDGLIVEHRDHFDLWRWSRQALGAKGLLLGWAPPVQAAIRRQAARGLAQFRTAR
- a CDS encoding GlxA family transcriptional regulator codes for the protein MLRIALYVCPQTVCSSLSMAQDAFSLANRLAGTACFLVQRFSLDGEPVQLEFAQIQVDGGLPLAEQADLLIVPATGSAISRTLENNARLLPWLAQRGEQQVASLCSSAFLLAAAGLLDGRQATTHWALAEAFTRHYPQVNLRSDLLLTEDGPRFCSGGAQAGLDLCLHLIALHAGEWLAQQVASAMVIERQRGTQTRFAPLLPATDDSTLQPVLTWLREHHAEAIDLNRLAQQAHCSPRTLLRRFKHTTGLTPGDYLQRLRISLAQQALASSSQSLEQIASQIGFADRATFAKRFKQLCGETPGAFRKRMQRSV